A region of Anguilla anguilla isolate fAngAng1 chromosome 18, fAngAng1.pri, whole genome shotgun sequence DNA encodes the following proteins:
- the LOC118218361 gene encoding centrosomal protein of 170 kDa-like isoform X4: MLQSRSVDKQHAVINYEAASDQHKVKDLGSLNGTFVNDVRIQEQMYFTLKMDDKLRFGYDTNLFTVVRGELQVPEEALKHEKFTSQLQLSKKQSKVDSPKPAKPPVATPPESKAVEGASEGPSKPADTHKGEDKMAGGQDAKGDLSTVHRGTPLYGQPSWWGDEDADDENSFKQETKSSSKKQENSGAGSMEAQRCENSKDDGLYSLGSEPSYFEIPAKEVQKAESSIHEVPTKDTEGVAVAPATAVALAASAPGHASFTIEFDNTSPGKVTIKDHVAKFTPDPRPRPRKSSLQGGAGLSTLQAAIMASESKVADWLAQNEPPLARRDAAKQGGESVQSDVGVQLRRLKGSKHVDGTQSDSENGAGLRLGRKPALEERLQAGPGRAGQGVARGREGAGPVSRKAFMIEFFDEANPRKRRSYSFSQTAPLLGEGPSPTPPSRRAPGDCAMGGVSADVASALAAVAPTASRLLLKQRSEDPSGSGRAPTSVGQQAAPADLPKSAPRPPVEKEHEDDHSDKGTYTIELEKPSHEEEEARRMIDKVFGVEGNRDSARTGRPEHLQEGAEAKPPGCSATEILPEDLVALGSSSWVSQWASLAANHTRTDPEGSGGEATALVLEKDADVSGSGQSAVCSSGHTERRRRALPQLPGEERPQLGRGPCSIGEKQDTEPQEKDRPPRPGHRGGAGAVATAGTQAKQTPALPSRPPAWEKRGEEEEKKPLVRQGSFTVEKPSAHVPQELIPRIAQGPAPPARQRSDSGGSLDTVALLRDTEAVMAFLEARLRDEGEPTPPGPADRPPPAADAASSQAARDAERKSAPKRRTLSSLHKEKSAATPSSTAREHLERRARPRPSESREPRNPAHPGPRSRRPSLDLTDDDPASSLPHSAFSSDQETGSARSHGRGPLTSSSARVPLSKPESGSALRPRPTRTSLLRRARLGEASDTDLADADRASVASEVSTTSSTSRQPAGRKAPSRIDLLAQPRRTRPGSLSARSDSEATLARGSASTRLSAETALRLGLRSGSAADAKPPARLRANSVTKLPDAKAKPTSSAHSASAAPGRWRRLPPEYASTSEDEFGSNRNAPKPGRLRPGSTLRGARLGGSTPALPGSPGGVALRHHRMRDQEEYIRDWTSHSEEIARLFPCVRRISQDLAKDLAILAREIHDVAGEIDSVGSSGTAPSTTVSTAATTPGSAIDTREELVDRVFDESLNFRKIPPIVLTKAPEINGRPAELRLHPPDAREAQTALRRRTWNREEAVLDSLLLTSVSQLSVKIRQSMDKTAGKIRILFKDKDRNWDEIESKLQSESDMPLLKTSNKEISSILLELKRVEKQLQVINVMVDPDGTLEALTSPTLPKHSTSTGPQGPLSRNGTAQAPLTSTPAGETERDPCLRLGRLHPSGEESSASCK, from the exons ATGCTGCAG TCCAGGAGTGTGGATAAGCAGCATGCCGTCATCAACTATGAGGCAGCCAGCGACCAGCACAAAGTGAAGGACTTGGGGAGCCTTAATGGG acGTTTGTGAACGACGTCAGAATCCAGGAGCAGATGTACTTCACTCTGAAGATGGACGATAAGCTGAGGTTTGGATATG ATACCAACCTGTTCACCGTGGTGCGGGGAGAGCTGCAGGTCCCAGAGGAGGCGCTGAAG CACGAGAAATTCACCAGCCAGCTCCAGCTGAGCAAGAAGCAGTCCAAAGTGGACTCGCCTAAACCAGCCAAGCCACCTGTGGCCACACCCCCTGAGAGCAAGGCTGTGGAGGGGGCCAGCGAGGGGCCGtctaaacctgcagacacccACAAGGGGGAGGACAAGATGGCAGGTGGGCAGGATGCAAAGG GGGACTTATCAACGGTGCATCGGGGGACGCCTCTGTACGGGCAGCCATCTTGGTGGGGGGATGAAGACGCTGACGATGAGAATTCCttcaaacaggaaacaaaatcaTCCAGCAAGAAGCAAGAGAATAGTGGAGCAG gcagcaTGGAGGCCCAGCGATGTGAGAACTCCAAGGATGACGGGCTCTACAGTCTGGGCTCTGAGCCCAGCTACTTTGAAATCCCCGCCAAAGAGGTGCAGAAGGCAGAGAGCAGCATCCACGAGGTCCCCACCAAGGACACCGAGGGCGTGGCCGTCGCCCCGGCAACTGCCGTAGCGCTGGCCGCCAGCGCTCCCGGCCACGCCTCTTTCACCATCGAGTTTGACAACACCTCCCCCGGGAAGGTCACCATAAAGGACCACGTGGCCAAGTTcacccccgacccccgaccccgccccagGAAGTCGTCcctgcagggcggggcggggctgagcaCGCTGCAGGCCGCCATCATGGCCTCGGAGAGCAAGGTGGCCGACTGGCTGGCCCAGAACGAGCCGCCGCTGGCCCGCCGGGATGCCGCCAAGCAGGGCGGCGAGAGCGTCCAGAGCGACGTGGGGGTGCAGCTGAGGCGGCTCAAAG gcAGTAAGCATGTGGACGGGACGCAGAGCGACTCAGAGAACGGGGCGGGGCTCCGCTTGGGCAGGAAGCCAGCGCTGGAGGAGCGGCTGCAGGCGGGCCCAGgtcgggcggggcagggcgtggccaggggccgggagggggcgggcccTGTCAGCAGGAAGGCCTTCATGATCGAGTTTTTTGACGAGGCCAATCCCCGGAAGAGGAGGTCTTACTCCTTCTCTCAGACGGCGCCTctgttgggggaggggccgagccccacgcccccctcccgccgCGCCCCCGGCGACTGCGCCATGGGCGGGGTCTCCGCAGATGTGGCCTCCGCCCTGGCCGCCGTCGCCCCCACCGCCTCCCGCCTGCTCCTCAAGCAGAGGTCCGAAGACCCCTCCGGGTCGGGACGGGCCCCCACCAGCGTGGGGCAGCAGGCGGCCCCTGCCGACCTGCCCAAatctgccccccgcccccctgtggaGAAGGAGCACGAGGATGACCACAGTGACAAGGGCACCTACACCATCGAGCTGGAGAAGCCCAGccacgaggaggaggaggctcgCCGCATGATCGATAAG GTGTTTGGGGTGGAGGGGAACCGGGACTCTGCCAGAACGGGACGTCCTGAGCACCTGCAGGAAGGAGCAGAGGCTAAACCGCCTGGCTGTAGTGCAACAGAG ATTCTTCCGGAAGACTTGGTTGCCCTGGGCAGCTCTTCCTGGGTCTCCCAGTGGGCCAGTTTAGCTGCCAATCACACAAGGACTGACCCTGAAGGTTCAGGGGGGGAGGCCACGGCCTTGGTCCTAGAGAAAG ACGCTGATGTCAGCGGGTCAGGCCAGTCTGCTGTATGCTCCAGCGGGCATACGGAGCGCAGGAGGAGGGCCCTGCCGCAGCTGCCGGGCGAGGAGAGGCCCCAGCTGGGCCGGGGCCCCTGCAGCATCGGGGAGAAGCAGGACACCGAGCCCCAGGAGAAGGACCGGCCTCCCCGGCCCGGGCACAGGGGGGGCGCCGGCGCCGTGGCGACCGCGGGGACGCAGGCGAAGCAGACCCCCGCGCTGCCGTCCAGGCCCCCCGCCTGGGAGaagcggggggaggaggaggagaagaagcccCTGGTTCGGCAGGGCAGCTTCACGGTGGAGAAGCCCTCCGCCCACGTGCCCCAGGAGCTGATCCCGCGCAtcgcccagggccccgcccccccggcccgccaGCGCAGCGACTCGGGGGGCAGCCTGGACACCGTGGCCCTGCTCCGGGACACCGAGGCCGTCATGGCCTTCCTGGAGGCCCGGCTGCGGGACGAGGGCGAGCCGACCCCCCCAGGGCCCGCggaccgcccccctcccgccgcGGACGCCGCGTCGAGCCAGGCGGCGCGGGACGCCGAGCGCAAGAGCGCCCCCAAGAGGCGCACGCTCAGTAGCCTGCACAAGGAGAAGAGCGCCGCCACGCCCAGCTCCACCGCCCGCGAGCACCTGGAGAGGAgggccaggccccgcccctccgagAGCCGGGAGCCCcgtaaccccgcccaccccggcCCCCGCTCCCGCCGGCCCTCGCTGGACCTGACGGACGACGACCCGGCCTCGTCCCTCCCCCACTCCGCCTTCTCCTCCGACCAGGAGACGGGCTCCGCCCGCTCGCACGGGCGCGGCCCGCTCACTTCCTCCTCCGCCCGCGTCCCGCTCTCCAAACCGGAGTCGGGCTCCGCCCTGcggccccgccccacccgcACCTCCCTCCTGCGGCGGGCGCGGCTGGGCGAGGCCTCGGACACGGACCTGGCGGACGCCGACCGGGCGTCGGTGGCCTCGGAGGTGTCCACCACCAGCTCCACGTCCCGGCAGCCGGCCGGCCGCAAGGCGCCGTCGCGCATCGACCTGCTGGCGCAGCCGCGCCGGACCCGGCCGGGCTCGCTGTCGGCCCGCAGCGACTCGGAGGCCACGCTCGCCCGGGGCTCCGCCTCCACCCGCCTCTCCGCCGAGACCGCCCTGCGCCTGGGGCTCCGCTCCGGCTCCGCCGCCGACGCCAAGCCGCCGGCCCGCCTGCGGGCCAACAGCGTCACCAAGCTGCCCGACGCCAAGGCCAAGCCCACGTCCTCTGCGCACAGCGCCTCCGCAG CCCCTGGCCGATGGCGGCGCCTGCCCCCAGAGTACGCCTCCACGTCCGAGGACGAGTTTGGCTCCAATCGCAACGCCCCAAAACCGGGCCGTCTGCGCCCCGGAAGCACCCTGCGGGGGGCCCGTCTGGGAGGCTccacccctgccctgcccgGCAGCCCTGGGGGCGTGGCGCTCCGACACCATCGCATGAGGGACCAGGAGGAGTACATCCGGGACTGGACCTCCCACAGTGAGGAGATCGCCAG GTTATTTCCCTGTGTGCGCAGGATCAGTCAGGACCTGGCGAAGGATCTGGCGATTTTGGCGCGCGAGATCCACGACGTGGCGGGCGAGATCGACTCGGTCGGCTCCTCCGGCACCGCGCCCAGCACCACAGTAAGCACCGCTGCGACCACGCCCGGATCCGCCATCGACACCCGCGAAGAG CTGGTGGACCGCGTGTTTGACGAAAGCCTGAACTTCAGGAAGATCCCGCCCATCGTGCTGACCAAAGCCCCCGAGATCAACGGCCGGCCGGCTGagctccgcctccacccccccgacGCCCGCGAAGCCCAGACCGCCTTGCGCCGCCGAACCTGGAACCGGGAGGAG GCTGTGTTGGACAGTTTGCTGCTGACGTCAGTTTCCCAGCTCTCTGTAAAAATCCGCCAATCTATGGACAAAACAGCGGGCAAAATAAG GATATTGTTTAAGGACAAAGACCGGAACTGGGATGAAATCGAAAGCAAGCTCCAGTCCGAGAGTGACATGCCGCTTCTCAAAACATCCAACAAG GAGATCTCCTCCATTCTGCTGGAGCTGAAGAGGGTGGAGAAGCAGCTTCAGG TAATCAACGTCATGGTGGATCCGGACGGCACTCTGGAGGCCCTGACGAGCCCCACCCTGCCCAAACACAGCACCAGCAccggcccccaggggcccctcTCGAGGAATGGCACGGCACAGGCCCCCCTGACCTCCACCCCCGCCGGGGAGACGGAACGGGACCCCTGTCTCAGACTGGGCCGCCTGCACCCGAGCGGAGAGGAGAGCTCTGCCTCTTGCAAGTGA
- the LOC118218361 gene encoding centrosomal protein of 170 kDa-like isoform X1 has product MSLTSWFLVSSGGTRHRLPREMIFVGRDDCELMLQSRSVDKQHAVINYEAASDQHKVKDLGSLNGTFVNDVRIQEQMYFTLKMDDKLRFGYDTNLFTVVRGELQVPEEALKHEKFTSQLQLSKKQSKVDSPKPAKPPVATPPESKAVEGASEGPSKPADTHKGEDKMAGGQDAKGDLSTVHRGTPLYGQPSWWGDEDADDENSFKQETKSSSKKQENSGAGSMEAQRCENSKDDGLYSLGSEPSYFEIPAKEVQKAESSIHEVPTKDTEGVAVAPATAVALAASAPGHASFTIEFDNTSPGKVTIKDHVAKFTPDPRPRPRKSSLQGGAGLSTLQAAIMASESKVADWLAQNEPPLARRDAAKQGGESVQSDVGVQLRRLKGSKHVDGTQSDSENGAGLRLGRKPALEERLQAGPGRAGQGVARGREGAGPVSRKAFMIEFFDEANPRKRRSYSFSQTAPLLGEGPSPTPPSRRAPGDCAMGGVSADVASALAAVAPTASRLLLKQRSEDPSGSGRAPTSVGQQAAPADLPKSAPRPPVEKEHEDDHSDKGTYTIELEKPSHEEEEARRMIDKVFGVEGNRDSARTGRPEHLQEGAEAKPPGCSATEILPEDLVALGSSSWVSQWASLAANHTRTDPEGSGGEATALVLEKDADVSGSGQSAVCSSGHTERRRRALPQLPGEERPQLGRGPCSIGEKQDTEPQEKDRPPRPGHRGGAGAVATAGTQAKQTPALPSRPPAWEKRGEEEEKKPLVRQGSFTVEKPSAHVPQELIPRIAQGPAPPARQRSDSGGSLDTVALLRDTEAVMAFLEARLRDEGEPTPPGPADRPPPAADAASSQAARDAERKSAPKRRTLSSLHKEKSAATPSSTAREHLERRARPRPSESREPRNPAHPGPRSRRPSLDLTDDDPASSLPHSAFSSDQETGSARSHGRGPLTSSSARVPLSKPESGSALRPRPTRTSLLRRARLGEASDTDLADADRASVASEVSTTSSTSRQPAGRKAPSRIDLLAQPRRTRPGSLSARSDSEATLARGSASTRLSAETALRLGLRSGSAADAKPPARLRANSVTKLPDAKAKPTSSAHSASAAPGRWRRLPPEYASTSEDEFGSNRNAPKPGRLRPGSTLRGARLGGSTPALPGSPGGVALRHHRMRDQEEYIRDWTSHSEEIARLFPCVRRISQDLAKDLAILAREIHDVAGEIDSVGSSGTAPSTTVSTAATTPGSAIDTREELVDRVFDESLNFRKIPPIVLTKAPEINGRPAELRLHPPDAREAQTALRRRTWNREEAVLDSLLLTSVSQLSVKIRQSMDKTAGKIRILFKDKDRNWDEIESKLQSESDMPLLKTSNKEISSILLELKRVEKQLQVINVMVDPDGTLEALTSPTLPKHSTSTGPQGPLSRNGTAQAPLTSTPAGETERDPCLRLGRLHPSGEESSASCK; this is encoded by the exons ATGAGCCTGACGTCCTGGTTCCTGGTGAGCAGCGGGGGCACCCGGCACCGCCTGCCCCGCGAGATGATCTTCGTGGGGAGAGACGACTGCGAGCTCATGCTGCAG TCCAGGAGTGTGGATAAGCAGCATGCCGTCATCAACTATGAGGCAGCCAGCGACCAGCACAAAGTGAAGGACTTGGGGAGCCTTAATGGG acGTTTGTGAACGACGTCAGAATCCAGGAGCAGATGTACTTCACTCTGAAGATGGACGATAAGCTGAGGTTTGGATATG ATACCAACCTGTTCACCGTGGTGCGGGGAGAGCTGCAGGTCCCAGAGGAGGCGCTGAAG CACGAGAAATTCACCAGCCAGCTCCAGCTGAGCAAGAAGCAGTCCAAAGTGGACTCGCCTAAACCAGCCAAGCCACCTGTGGCCACACCCCCTGAGAGCAAGGCTGTGGAGGGGGCCAGCGAGGGGCCGtctaaacctgcagacacccACAAGGGGGAGGACAAGATGGCAGGTGGGCAGGATGCAAAGG GGGACTTATCAACGGTGCATCGGGGGACGCCTCTGTACGGGCAGCCATCTTGGTGGGGGGATGAAGACGCTGACGATGAGAATTCCttcaaacaggaaacaaaatcaTCCAGCAAGAAGCAAGAGAATAGTGGAGCAG gcagcaTGGAGGCCCAGCGATGTGAGAACTCCAAGGATGACGGGCTCTACAGTCTGGGCTCTGAGCCCAGCTACTTTGAAATCCCCGCCAAAGAGGTGCAGAAGGCAGAGAGCAGCATCCACGAGGTCCCCACCAAGGACACCGAGGGCGTGGCCGTCGCCCCGGCAACTGCCGTAGCGCTGGCCGCCAGCGCTCCCGGCCACGCCTCTTTCACCATCGAGTTTGACAACACCTCCCCCGGGAAGGTCACCATAAAGGACCACGTGGCCAAGTTcacccccgacccccgaccccgccccagGAAGTCGTCcctgcagggcggggcggggctgagcaCGCTGCAGGCCGCCATCATGGCCTCGGAGAGCAAGGTGGCCGACTGGCTGGCCCAGAACGAGCCGCCGCTGGCCCGCCGGGATGCCGCCAAGCAGGGCGGCGAGAGCGTCCAGAGCGACGTGGGGGTGCAGCTGAGGCGGCTCAAAG gcAGTAAGCATGTGGACGGGACGCAGAGCGACTCAGAGAACGGGGCGGGGCTCCGCTTGGGCAGGAAGCCAGCGCTGGAGGAGCGGCTGCAGGCGGGCCCAGgtcgggcggggcagggcgtggccaggggccgggagggggcgggcccTGTCAGCAGGAAGGCCTTCATGATCGAGTTTTTTGACGAGGCCAATCCCCGGAAGAGGAGGTCTTACTCCTTCTCTCAGACGGCGCCTctgttgggggaggggccgagccccacgcccccctcccgccgCGCCCCCGGCGACTGCGCCATGGGCGGGGTCTCCGCAGATGTGGCCTCCGCCCTGGCCGCCGTCGCCCCCACCGCCTCCCGCCTGCTCCTCAAGCAGAGGTCCGAAGACCCCTCCGGGTCGGGACGGGCCCCCACCAGCGTGGGGCAGCAGGCGGCCCCTGCCGACCTGCCCAAatctgccccccgcccccctgtggaGAAGGAGCACGAGGATGACCACAGTGACAAGGGCACCTACACCATCGAGCTGGAGAAGCCCAGccacgaggaggaggaggctcgCCGCATGATCGATAAG GTGTTTGGGGTGGAGGGGAACCGGGACTCTGCCAGAACGGGACGTCCTGAGCACCTGCAGGAAGGAGCAGAGGCTAAACCGCCTGGCTGTAGTGCAACAGAG ATTCTTCCGGAAGACTTGGTTGCCCTGGGCAGCTCTTCCTGGGTCTCCCAGTGGGCCAGTTTAGCTGCCAATCACACAAGGACTGACCCTGAAGGTTCAGGGGGGGAGGCCACGGCCTTGGTCCTAGAGAAAG ACGCTGATGTCAGCGGGTCAGGCCAGTCTGCTGTATGCTCCAGCGGGCATACGGAGCGCAGGAGGAGGGCCCTGCCGCAGCTGCCGGGCGAGGAGAGGCCCCAGCTGGGCCGGGGCCCCTGCAGCATCGGGGAGAAGCAGGACACCGAGCCCCAGGAGAAGGACCGGCCTCCCCGGCCCGGGCACAGGGGGGGCGCCGGCGCCGTGGCGACCGCGGGGACGCAGGCGAAGCAGACCCCCGCGCTGCCGTCCAGGCCCCCCGCCTGGGAGaagcggggggaggaggaggagaagaagcccCTGGTTCGGCAGGGCAGCTTCACGGTGGAGAAGCCCTCCGCCCACGTGCCCCAGGAGCTGATCCCGCGCAtcgcccagggccccgcccccccggcccgccaGCGCAGCGACTCGGGGGGCAGCCTGGACACCGTGGCCCTGCTCCGGGACACCGAGGCCGTCATGGCCTTCCTGGAGGCCCGGCTGCGGGACGAGGGCGAGCCGACCCCCCCAGGGCCCGCggaccgcccccctcccgccgcGGACGCCGCGTCGAGCCAGGCGGCGCGGGACGCCGAGCGCAAGAGCGCCCCCAAGAGGCGCACGCTCAGTAGCCTGCACAAGGAGAAGAGCGCCGCCACGCCCAGCTCCACCGCCCGCGAGCACCTGGAGAGGAgggccaggccccgcccctccgagAGCCGGGAGCCCcgtaaccccgcccaccccggcCCCCGCTCCCGCCGGCCCTCGCTGGACCTGACGGACGACGACCCGGCCTCGTCCCTCCCCCACTCCGCCTTCTCCTCCGACCAGGAGACGGGCTCCGCCCGCTCGCACGGGCGCGGCCCGCTCACTTCCTCCTCCGCCCGCGTCCCGCTCTCCAAACCGGAGTCGGGCTCCGCCCTGcggccccgccccacccgcACCTCCCTCCTGCGGCGGGCGCGGCTGGGCGAGGCCTCGGACACGGACCTGGCGGACGCCGACCGGGCGTCGGTGGCCTCGGAGGTGTCCACCACCAGCTCCACGTCCCGGCAGCCGGCCGGCCGCAAGGCGCCGTCGCGCATCGACCTGCTGGCGCAGCCGCGCCGGACCCGGCCGGGCTCGCTGTCGGCCCGCAGCGACTCGGAGGCCACGCTCGCCCGGGGCTCCGCCTCCACCCGCCTCTCCGCCGAGACCGCCCTGCGCCTGGGGCTCCGCTCCGGCTCCGCCGCCGACGCCAAGCCGCCGGCCCGCCTGCGGGCCAACAGCGTCACCAAGCTGCCCGACGCCAAGGCCAAGCCCACGTCCTCTGCGCACAGCGCCTCCGCAG CCCCTGGCCGATGGCGGCGCCTGCCCCCAGAGTACGCCTCCACGTCCGAGGACGAGTTTGGCTCCAATCGCAACGCCCCAAAACCGGGCCGTCTGCGCCCCGGAAGCACCCTGCGGGGGGCCCGTCTGGGAGGCTccacccctgccctgcccgGCAGCCCTGGGGGCGTGGCGCTCCGACACCATCGCATGAGGGACCAGGAGGAGTACATCCGGGACTGGACCTCCCACAGTGAGGAGATCGCCAG GTTATTTCCCTGTGTGCGCAGGATCAGTCAGGACCTGGCGAAGGATCTGGCGATTTTGGCGCGCGAGATCCACGACGTGGCGGGCGAGATCGACTCGGTCGGCTCCTCCGGCACCGCGCCCAGCACCACAGTAAGCACCGCTGCGACCACGCCCGGATCCGCCATCGACACCCGCGAAGAG CTGGTGGACCGCGTGTTTGACGAAAGCCTGAACTTCAGGAAGATCCCGCCCATCGTGCTGACCAAAGCCCCCGAGATCAACGGCCGGCCGGCTGagctccgcctccacccccccgacGCCCGCGAAGCCCAGACCGCCTTGCGCCGCCGAACCTGGAACCGGGAGGAG GCTGTGTTGGACAGTTTGCTGCTGACGTCAGTTTCCCAGCTCTCTGTAAAAATCCGCCAATCTATGGACAAAACAGCGGGCAAAATAAG GATATTGTTTAAGGACAAAGACCGGAACTGGGATGAAATCGAAAGCAAGCTCCAGTCCGAGAGTGACATGCCGCTTCTCAAAACATCCAACAAG GAGATCTCCTCCATTCTGCTGGAGCTGAAGAGGGTGGAGAAGCAGCTTCAGG TAATCAACGTCATGGTGGATCCGGACGGCACTCTGGAGGCCCTGACGAGCCCCACCCTGCCCAAACACAGCACCAGCAccggcccccaggggcccctcTCGAGGAATGGCACGGCACAGGCCCCCCTGACCTCCACCCCCGCCGGGGAGACGGAACGGGACCCCTGTCTCAGACTGGGCCGCCTGCACCCGAGCGGAGAGGAGAGCTCTGCCTCTTGCAAGTGA